Proteins co-encoded in one Arachis hypogaea cultivar Tifrunner chromosome 13, arahy.Tifrunner.gnm2.J5K5, whole genome shotgun sequence genomic window:
- the LOC112733573 gene encoding protein FAR1-RELATED SEQUENCE 5-like yields the protein MTEADKAQANSLHDYGVRTCHIMGFMLKQKGGPEKIGFTKKDLYNHFDKPKRAKVKDGDAYAALSYLISKADEDLLLQGKFTLKDNKLENLAWADGASITDYQCFSDVLAFDTTYQKNKYNKPLVVFSGTNHHGQTCIFGCGLLADEKHETYVLVLKIFLEIMGNKHPTTVVTDGDLAMRGAIREVMPNATHRLCAWHLHRNACEAIKNSEFLHGLKHLMYGIFFLDEFEDKWHRLVSKFKLSENEWVKKTYEIKRIWASTYLNDTFFGQIRTTSQCEGIHSLIKHYIGKKCYLLYLMHNLNESVRQYRTNELLSDFKSLFSSPVLTTCFEDIEKEAAKIFTHNMFKEVRNEILEASKLNVVGHSKNGNKIEVRMNKYQEPAIEYKVRYDRSTNNFACDCRLFESRGIPCSHIFCTMRHDHISTIPNTLIHKRWTKDAKKEYISSLTAEDIESEKIAGVRYGALATLCFTLCDKASKHRDDFMEIREDIFGLIMKLHKRHNPNEKLPSTANLVGDPSVVKTKGVPRQTTKTAKARKYSHCKRIGHTVCRCPKLYGGECSLSLNEEKLNTYNDQSSTESNGVTDMSDEETIHQCNEKRSDLFENIQKKVNKPHVQSTEVQSNHYNENRTEKPSAQTKINAPEAASEDTKKDRISSVQKSNKRKRLDNNHIEKWRWNTHVPDKSITC from the exons ATGACCGAGGCCGACAAAGCACAAGCCAACAGTCTGCATGATTATGGTGTGAGAACTTGCCATATAATGGGGTTCATGTTAAAGCAAAAAGGAGGACCTGAAAAAATTGGTTTTACAAAGAAGGATTTGTATAATCATTTCGACAAACCAAAGCGTGCTAAAGTTAAAGATGGTGATGCATATGCAGCATTGAGTTACTTGATTTCTAAGGCCGATGAGGATCTATTGTTGCAAGGAAAATTTACTCTGAAAGATAATAAACTTGAAAATTTAGCATGGGCTGACGGAGCTAGCATAACCGATTATCAATGTTTTAGTGATGTACTAGCATTTGACACAACATACCAGAAGAATAAATATAACAAGCCATTAGTTGTCTTCTCAGGAACTAACCATCACGGTCAGACATGCATATTTGGTTGTGGCTTGCTAGCAGATGAGAAGCATGAGACATATGTATTAGTTTTGAAGATTTTTCTTGAAATAATGGGTAATAAACATCCAACAACAGTGGTGACAGATGGTGATCTTGCAATGAGAGGAGCAATTAGAGAGGTGATGCCAAATGCAACGCACAGACTTTGTGCGTGGCATTTACATCGCAATGCGTGTGAAGCTATCAAAAATTCTGAGTTTCTTCATGGATTGAAGCACCTTATGTACGGGATTTTTTTTCTGGATGAGTTTGAAGATAAATGGCATCGCTTAGTATCAAAATTCAAGCTTTCTGAAAACGAATGGGTGAAAAAAACATACGAGATCAAAAGGATTTGGGCTTCTACATATTTGAACGACACGTTTTTTGGTCAAATTAGAACTACGTCACAATGTGAAGGAATTCATTCGTTGATAAAGCACTATATTGGTAAAAAATGTTATCTTTTGTATTTGATGCATAATCTTAACGAGTCAGTGAGGCAATATCGGACAAATGAGCTATTATCTGATTTTAAGTCATTGTTCTCAAGTCCAGTTTTAACTACATGTTTCGAAGACATCGAAAAGGAAGCAGCCAAAATTTTTACCCATAATATGTTTAAAGAGGTAAGGAATGAGATACTAGAAGCGAGTAAACTAAACGTTGTCGGCCATTCAAAGAATGGTAACAAAATTGAGGTGAGAATGAACAAATATCAAGAGCCGGCTATTGAATATAAGGTTCGGTATGATAGAAGCACTAACAACTTTGCTTGTGATTGTCGATTATTTGAGAGTCGTGGTATCCCTTGTTCCCATATTTTTTGTACTATGAGACATGACCATATTAGCACTATTCCTAATACTCTTATTCACAAGAGGTGGACGAAAGATGCTAAAAAAGAATACATTAGTTCACTTACCGCTGAGGATATTGAATCTGAAAAGATTGCTGGTGTTAGGTACGGTGCTCTAGCGACGCTTTGTTTTACACTATGTGATAAAGCATCAAAACATCGAGATGACTTCATGGAGATCAGAGAAGACATTTTTGGATTGATTATGAAACTCCATAAAAGACACAATCCAAATGAGAAGCTTCCTTCTACCGCCAACTTGGTAGGTGACCCAAGTGTTGTGAAGACAAAAGGAGTCCCACGACAAACAACCAAGACTGCTAAGGCCCGTAAGTATTCGCATTGTAAACGGATTGGTCATACGGTTTGTAGGTGTCCAAAACTATATGGTGGAGAATGCTCACTAAGTTTGAACGAAGAAAAATTGAATACTTACAATGACCAATCAAGTACAGAATCAAATGGTGTTACG GATATGTCTGATGAGGAAACAATACACCAATGTAATGAAAAACGTAGTGATTTATTTGAAAATATCCAGAAAAAAGTGAATAAGCCTCATGTCCAATCTACAGAAGTTCAAAGCAACCACTACAACGAAAACAGAACAGAAAAGCCTAGTgcacaaacaaaaataaatgcaCCTGAAGCTGCTTCTGAG GACACAAAGAAGGATAGAATTTCAAGTGTCCAAAAGAGTAATAAAAGAAAGCGGTTAGATAATAATCACATCGAAAAG tggaggtggaacacccATGTTCCAGATAAATCCATCACATGCTAA